CGCCGCTGTCGATGACCGGCCATACAACCCCTCGACATAGCGGAGCTGCGCCGAGACTTGGCGAGCACATGCGAATCTGATCACCAGAACCGCTCCTTAAGTGCCGCACCGCGCCTGGCGTATAGGTCAATTGCGCGAGAATAATGAGCTTCGATCAAAGGGTCGAAATGAACCTGCACGAGTACCAGTCGAAGAAGATCTTCGCCGATTACGGCGTTCCGGTGCCCCAGGGGCAGGTTGCGGCCACGGCCGATGAGGCGGCCACCGCCGCCGCGGCGCTCGGCGGTCGCTCTGGGTGGTCAAGGCGCAGGTGCACGCGGGCGGCCGCGGCAAGGCCGGTGGCGTCCAGCTCGCCCGCGACCTCGACGAGGCTGCGCCGCGGCCGCCACCGGCCATGCTCGGCCAGCGGCTCGTCACCAAGCAGACCGGCGCGGCCGGGCTGCCGATCGAGCCCGTCTACGTGGAAGCCGGCTCCGACATCGAGCGCGAGATCTACCTCAGCCTCACCCTGAACCGCGAGAAGAGCCGCATTGCCGTGGTGGCCTCGGCCGCCGGCGGCATGGATATCGAAGAGGTCGCCGCGAAGCAGCCGGAGAAGATCCTTTCGGTCACGATCCACCCGGCGGCGGGCCTGCAGCCCTACCAGTGCCGCCAGCTCGCCTTCGGCCTCGGCCTGGGCAGCGGGCAGCTCGGGCAGTTCCAGTCGATCCTGATGGCGCTCTACCGGCTGTACCAGGAGCGCGACGCCAGCCTGATCGAGATCAATCCGCTGATCGTCACGAAGGCCGGGCGCATGGTGGCGCTCGACTGCAAGCTCGACATCGAGGCCAACGCGCTCTACCGCCAGCCGCAGATGGCCGCGCAGCGCGACCCCGGCCAGGAAGACCCGATGGAACGGCGCGCCAGCGAGCACGACCTCAACTACGTCTCGCTCGACGGCGACATCGCCTGCATGGTCAACGGCGCGGGTCTCGCGATGGCGACCATGGACCTGATCAAGCTGCACGGCGGCGCGCCGGCGAACTTCCTCGACGTGGGCGGCGGCGCCACTGCCGAGCGCGTGACGGCGGCATTCGAGCTGATCCTCTCCAACCCGAACGTGCGCGCGATCCTCGTGAACATCTTCGGCGGCATCGTGCGCTGCGACCTGATCGCCGACGGCGTCGTCAATGCGGTCCGCAACGTCGGCGTCAAGGTGCCGGTCATCGTGCGCCTCGAGGGCACCAACGCCGACCAGGCGCGCGAAACCCTGTCGGCGAGCGGACTGGCGATCACGCCCGCCGCAAGCCTCACCGACGCCGCGAACAGAAGTCGTCGCCGCGCGGCAACCGCTAAACGCAACAGGACAATTCATGAGCATTCTGGTCAACAAGCGAACCAAGGTGATCTGCCAGGGCTTCACCGGCAAGCAGGGCACTTTCCATTCCGAACAGTGCCTGGCCTATGGCACGAAAGTGGTCGGTGGCGTGACGCCCGGCCGCGGCGGCGAGCGGCACCTGGACCTGCCGGTATTCGACACCGTGCGCGACGCGGTCCAGGCCACCGGCGCCACCGCCAGCATGATCTACGTGCCGGCGGCCTTTGCCGCCGATGCCATCCTCGAGGCGGCGGACGCCGGCATCGAGCTCGTCGTGTGCATCACCGAGGGCATCCCGGTCAACGACATGGTGCGCGTCAAGGCGACGCTCGCCGGCACGGGCGTGCGGCTGATCGGCCCCAACTGCCCCGGCGTGATCACGCCGGAGGAATGCAAGATCGGCATCATGCCGGGCTTCATCCACAAGAAGGGCGCGGTCGGCATCGTGTCGCGCTCCGGCACGCTGACCTACGAGACGGTGTTCCAGACGACCAACAACGGCCTGGGCCAGAGCACCTGCGTCGGCATCGGCGGCGACCCGGTTCGCGGCATGAACTTCATCGACGTCATCGAACTGTTCGAGCGCGATCCGCAGACCGAAGGCATCATCATGGTCGGCGAGATCGGCGGCAGCGACGAGGAGGCGGCCGCCGAGCACATCCGGCATTTCGTCACCAAGCCGGTCGTGGCCTACATCGCCGGCGTCACGGCGCCGCCGGGCAAGCGCATGGGCCATGCGGGTGCGGTCATCGCCGGCGGCAAGGGCACAGCGGCCGACAAGTACCGCGCGCTGGAAGCCGCGGGCGTGCGCACCGTGAAGTCTCCGGCGGAACTCGGCAGCGCGATGGCCGACCTGCTGCGCAAGCGCGCGCGCCGCGCGCAGCGCGGCGCCGGGTCGGCAGCGCGACCGGCGGCGATGCGCGCGAAGGCCGCGCAAGGCCAAGAAGCCCGCCAAGGAAGCAAGGCCAAAGCCAAAGCAGAGGCCAAGGCGAAAGCCGCGAAGGCCAAGGCCAAGGTGCGCCGAGGCAAGCGCAAGGTCGCGCGCCGCGCCCGCAAGGCGCTGGCCAGCGCGCCGGCCCGGCCAAGAAACGTGCCGGCGCGCCGCCGGCGCGCAAGAAGGCCCCATCGTGGGGCGCCGGCCTCGGCTCGCGCTCGCGCAGCTGAACCTGCTGGTCGGCGACGTGCAGGGCAACTGCGCGCGCGTGCGCAGGAGGCCGCGGCGGGCCCGCGCCGCAGGCGCCGACCTCGTGCTCTTTCCCGGAACTCGCGCTCTCCGGCTATCCGCCCGAAGACCTGCTGTTCCATCGCGGCCTGCGCCGCCAGGTCGAGCCGCGGCCGAGCTCGCGCGCGTGCCGAGCCGGCATCGGCTGTCCTGGTCGGCTATCCGGAATACACGGCGCGCAGGATCTTCAACAGTGCCGCGCTGCTGGCCGCGGGCGCAGCTCGCGCACCATCGCAAGACCTGCCTGCCCAACTACCAGGTCTTCGACGAGAAGCGCTACTTCCGCGCCGGCGGCAGCCGACCTCGTGGCCTCCGGCGGCTGCGGCTCGGCCTGCTGATCTGCGAGGACATCTGGGAGGCGGAGCTTGTGCGCGCGGCGGCGCAGTGCGGCGCCGAGCTGCTGCTGGTCATCAACGCCTCGCCCTACGAGCTGCGCAAGCAGCGCGAGCGCGAGGCCATCGCGCGCGCACGCGTCGCCGATGTCGGCTTGCCGCTCGTCTACCTGAACATGGTCGGCGGCCAGGACGAGCTGGTGTTCGACGGCCGTTCCTTCGTGATGAACGCCGACGGCAATCTGCTGCTGCGCGCGCCGGCCTTCGACGAAGGCCTCTGGCCGGTGGAGTTGCGCGCGCCGGCGGCGCCTGGCGCTGCCCGCTGCCGGCTGCGGTCGCGCCGGAGCTGTCCGACGAGGCGAGCGTCTACCGCGCGCTGGTGCTCGGCGTGCGCGACTACGTGACCAAGCACGGATTCCCGGGTGTCGTGATGGGGCTCTCGGGCGGCGTCGACTCGGCGCTGACGCTGGCGATCGCGGTGGACGCGCTCGGGCCCGAGCGCGTGCAGGTCGAGACGATGCCCTCGCGCTACACCGCGCAGATGAGCCGCGACGACGCGGCCGCGCAGGCCCGCGCGCTGGGCGTCGCCTACAGCGTGATCCCGATCGAGGGCATGTTCGAGGCGACGCTCGGCGCGCTCGCCGAGCACTTCGCCGGCCGCACGCCGGATACCACCGAGGAAAACATCCAGGCGCGCTGCCGCGGGCTGCTGCTGATGGCGATCTCGAACAAGACCGGGCGCATGGTGCTGACCACCGGCAACAAGAGCGAGATGGCGGTCGGCTACGCCACGCTCTACGGCGACATGGCCGGCGGCTTCGCGCCGATCAAGGACTGCAGCAAATTGCTGGTCTACCGTCTGGCGCGCTCTCGCAACAGCTGGCGCCGGTGAGTCCCGGGCGTTCAGCGCGGTGATCGACGCGCCGAGCGCGGAGCTGCGGCCCGAACAGAAGGATACCGATTCGCTGCCGCCCTACGAGGTGCTCGATGCGATCCTCGAGGCCTTCATCGAGGAGGACCTGTCGGTCGAGGAGATCGCGGCGCGCGGCTTCGACCGGGCCACGGTGGCGCAGGTGCTCGACATGGTCAAGCGCAACGAATACAAGCGCCGCCAGGCCCCGCCGGGCGTGCGGGTCAGCCGGCGCGCGTTCGGCCGCGACTGGCGCTATCCGATCACCAGCGGCTACCGCCGCTGAACGGGCGCTCAGCCGCCAGAACTGCCACCAGCTGCGCCTCGGGCGCAGACTCGCCGGACCCGCCGGGAAATTCTACTGGAACACCTGCTCGAGTTCTCCGCCAGCTCTTGCAGCCGAGCGTTGGTCGCAGACGATCATGACGCGCAGCGCCTCCCGCACGGCCGGCGCGCCGTCGTACTGCTCGACCACGCCTGGCGCGCGCGCTGCGCGGCGGCCACCCAGGCGCCGCGCTCCTCGTAGTAGTGCGCGACGTTGACCTCGAAATCCGCCAGGCGGTTGCGCAGGTAGACCATGCGCCGGCGCGCATCATGCGCGTAGACGCTCTTCGGGTAGCGCTGCACCACGGTGCGCAGCGACGTGAAGGCGTCGCGCGCGCCTTCGGGGCGGGCGGCGCGCCATGTCGACGCCCAGCCAGCGTTCCACCTTGTAGGGCTGGCGCTCGAAGTCGATCAGGCCCTTCATGTACCAGGCGTAGTCGACGCGCGGATGGGTCGGGTATTCGCGCAGGAACTGCTCGGCCGCGTCGGTGGCCGACTCCTTCTCGCCCTAGCTGGTAGTAGGCGTAGACCAGGTCCAGGCGCGCCTGGCGCGACTTCGGCGTGAACGGATACCGCGCGGTCAGCGCCTCGTAGATGCGCACGGCCTCGCCATAATCCTGGGCCCGCAGCGCCTTCTGGCCGCGGTCGTACAGCGCGTCGGGCGTGAGCCGGGCAAGGCGCTGCTGCTGGCGGCCGCTCTGGCAACCGGTCACCAGCAGCAGGGCGCACAGGGGCAGCAGGAGCAGGCGGCAAGGCCTGGGGATCGGGCAGACATCAGGGACATCCGGCTAGTATAGCCGAAT
This portion of the Rhodanobacteraceae bacterium genome encodes:
- the bamD gene encoding outer membrane protein assembly factor BamD, which gives rise to MRTVVQRYPKSVYAHDARRRMVYLRNRLADFEVNVAHYYEERGAWVAAAQRARQAWSSSTTARRPCGRRCAS
- a CDS encoding tetratricopeptide repeat protein, whose protein sequence is MREYPTHPRVDYAWYMKGLIDFERQPYKVERWLGVDMARRPPRRRARRLHVAAHRGAALPEERLRA